The proteins below are encoded in one region of Drosophila santomea strain STO CAGO 1482 chromosome 3R, Prin_Dsan_1.1, whole genome shotgun sequence:
- the LOC120451326 gene encoding VPS35 endosomal protein sorting factor-like isoform X1, which produces MPCCRTAVRNADNNNHDAMANLEWVCVPRWYEVRKNRLAGQTTLEHPLKQQTVTVVDSNPLSRALEGTDPLSQFARQDDELNDPLSQMVSVFQDLKSKRRERDRTEPEDNTLQWSSRRLGILNRFTTNEKLSLSTSFLVASGSLDGGTESIKAQTVVADKTKFRLEQLDHFDDGSMRHMMDLTQQEYIQRFEQLKQELIQSWHNDQRVKALKIAIQCAKMLADTTVLQFYPSQYVLITDILDVFGKLVYDRLRAKASGEPAASAASLEREREAARDTCQNWFYKIASIRELLPRLYLELSIFKCYEFLSSSREEYERILQRLTHQLRGIADPLVSTYARCYLVRMGVTLTPSKTYIRENFSDLFLIYPQIFRFVARFNLHPEIVTASSYLQLYAPAFDYMLLCLVHKSELHTQDILNESKQLKNNGAILMSILSSFKSEFIATNALEFIELINASETPGISKSQLLRSLGSCVSSCAPLQEQRVTFLKVAFETINKLTDPNEYINCVETWAVFVSQYFTVHEVNRLLGELNARMCLGKAYEKHYSQLQNILSRIMQNYRSIELLLIQPHFLPYLDLFQKESVRVEVCKNILSFYKQNSEQYTCDAVVTNALMYLGKILNDSVNALSVDDERRQISQLINVFIHKVHFGNDLEQQLSFYVEVRGTFSNLDAVYVTLVHAACKLATRNRSKSTGFVKACIAYCFITIPSIEAVQQQMNLYLLCGQLALQHLCLGQADACFEAALQLVNELPAATVDFDGKPRSLEPFLVSYMCNILATLIVVPDSPEQGVLYFLRLLLEVVGRHKFKADSSAPSIIYLHSLDMLYVQSLERFPYHIKGVVSNDDLYGHDPKFLQEVNNMCAQVVDAILMQLKSLGVAQQQRSQAELALELFLRIVRYADLERETIAQLAVNLWLLANKAQSQLDVKTLPQTLRSVEIIYKQIKDVSITRAQAIAKLLLRMRSS; this is translated from the exons ATGCCATGTTGCCGAACAGCTGTCAGGAATgccgacaacaacaaccacgaCGCTATGGCGAACTTGGAAtg GGTGTGCGTGCCGCGATGGTACGAAGTCCGGAAGAACCGCCTGGCTGGCCAGACCACGCTGGAGCATCCTCTAAAGCAGCAGACGGTGACG GTGGTGGACAGCAATCCCTTGAGCAGAGCTCTGGAGGGCACAGATCCGCTATCGCAGTTTGCACGCCAAGATGATGAGCTCAACGATCCTCTCAGTCAAATGGTCAGCGTGTTC CAGGATCTCAAATCAAAGCGTCGCGAACGGGACCGAACGGAGCCCGAGGACAACACACTGCAGTGGAGCAGCCGACGACTTGGCATCCTCAATCGCTTTACCACCAACGAGAAGCTATCGCTGTCCACCAGCTTTCTGGTTGCATCTGGTAGCCTGGACGGCGGCACCGAAAGCA TCAAAGCACAAACAGTTGTGGCCGACAAGACAAAGTTTCGCTTGGAGCAGTTAGATCACTTCGACGATGGCAGCATGCGGCACATGATGGATCTCACTCAGCAGGAGTACATTCAGCGATTTGAGCAGCTCAAGCAGGAGCTTATCCAGTCCTGGCACAACGATCAGCGAGTAAAGGCTCTGAAGATTGCCATACAGTGTGCCAAGATGCTGGCTGACACCACTGTGCTGCAATTCTATCCCAGTCAGTATGTTCTCATCACTGATATACTGGATGTTTTTGGAAAACTGGTATACGATCGACTGCGTGCTAAGGCCTCTGGAGAACCCGCAGCCTCGGCGGCCTCCTTAGAGCGGGAACGAGAAGCTGCCCGGGATACGTGCCAGAATTGGTTTTACAAGATTGCCTCGATTCGGGAGTTGCTGCCGCGTCTTTACTTGGAGCTCTCAATATTCAAGTGCTACGAATTCCTGTCATCCTCTCGCGAGGAGTATGAGCGAATACTGCAACGTTTAACCCATCAATTAAGGGGTATAGCTGATCCCCTGGTCTCGACCTATGCCCGCTGCTACCTTGTGCGCATGGGCGTGACCCTAACGCCCAGTAAGACTTACATAAGGGAGAACTTTAGCGATCTGTTCCTCATATATCCTCAG ATCTTTCGCTTTGTGGCCCGCTTCAATCTACATCCGGAAATCGTCACCGCCAGCTCCTACCTACAGCTATATGCCCCAGCCTTTGACTACATGCTTCTCTGCCTAGTTCACAAAAGCGAACTGCACACGCAGGATATTCTCAATGAGAGCAAGCAGTTGAAAAACAA CGGTGCTATTCTGATGTCTATACTAAGTTCCTTCAAATCAGAGTTCATTGCCACGAATGCATTAGAATTTATAGAGCTCATTAATGCTTCCGAAACGCCCGGAATCTCCAAGTCACAGTTACTGCGCTCGCTGGGAAGCTGCGTAAGCAGCTGCGCTCCTCTGCAGGAGCAGCGGGTAACTTTCCTAAAGGTTGCTTTCGAGACGATCAACAAGCTGACTGATCCTAATGAGTATATAAACTGTGTGGAAACATGGGCCGTTTTTGTGTCGCAGTATTTTACG GTACACGAGGTAAACAGATTGCTCGGAGAACTGAATGCGCGAATGTGTCTTGGCAAAGCCTATGAAAAGCACTATTCCCAATTGCAAAACATTCTTAGCCGGATAATGCAGAACTATCGCAGCATTGAGCTGCTGCTGATACAGCCCCACTTTCTGCCCTACTTGGATCTCTTCCAAAAGGAGTCGGTGCGTGTCGAGGTATGCAAAAACATTCTCAGTTTCTACAAACAGAATAGCGAGCAATATACCTGCGACGCCGTGGTAACGAACGCATTGATGTATCTCGGAAAGATCCTGAACGATTCAGTGAA TGCTTTGTCCGTGGATGATGAACGTCGCCAGATATCTCAGCTCATCAATGTGTTTATTCACAAAGTTCACTTTGGAAACGACTTGGAGCAGCAACTAAGTTTTTATGTAGAAGTTCGGGGCACGTTCAGCAATCTGGATGCAGTCTACGTAACATTGGTGCATGCGGCCTGCAAGCTGGCCACCCGAAACCGTTCGAAGTCAACGGGTTTCGTTAAGGCCTGCATCGCCTACTGCTTCATTACCATTCCCAGCATTGAAGCTGTTCAGCAGCAAATGAATTTGTACTTGCTATGCGGACAGCTGGCTCTACAGCATCTCTGTCTGGGGCAAG CTGATGCTTGCTTTGAGGCCGCATTGCAATTGGTTAATGAGCTGCCCGCAGCCACGGTGGACTTCGATGGCAAGCCCCGCAGCTTAGAGCCTTTCCTTGTCTCGTATATGTGTAATATCCTGGCCACATTGATCGTGGTACCTGATAGTCCGGAACAGGGCGTCCTCTATTTTCTTCGCCTTCTGCTAGAAGTGGTTGGCAGACATAAATTCAAAGCGGACAGCTCAGCGCCTAGTATCATCTATCTACATTCCCTCGATATGCTCTATGTGCAAAGTCTGGAAAGGTTTCCCTATCATATAAAAGGAG TGGTGTCCAATGACGATTTGTACGGCCACGATCCCAAATTCTTGCAGGAGGTAAACAATATGTGTGCTCAGGTTGTTGATGCCATCCTTATGCAGCTCAAATCATTGGGAGTAGCGCAGCAGCAAAGATCGCAAGCGGAGCTAGCCCTGGAACTTTTTCTACGGATTGTGAGGTACGCTGACCTGGAGAGGGAAACTATCGCTCAATTGGCAGTCAATCTGTGGCTCCTAGCCAACAAGGCGCAATCACAATTGGATGTGAAAACCTTA CCCCAAACTCTGCGCAGTGTAGAGAtcatatataaacaaataaaggATGTATCAATCACAAGAGCTCAGGCTATTGCCAAATTGCTcctgcgcatgcgcagcagCTGA
- the LOC120451326 gene encoding VPS35 endosomal protein sorting factor-like isoform X2, protein MPCCRTAVRNADNNNHDAMANLEWVCVPRWYEVRKNRLAGQTTLEHPLKQQTVTVVDSNPLSRALEGTDPLSQFARQDDELNDPLSQMVSVFDLKSKRRERDRTEPEDNTLQWSSRRLGILNRFTTNEKLSLSTSFLVASGSLDGGTESIKAQTVVADKTKFRLEQLDHFDDGSMRHMMDLTQQEYIQRFEQLKQELIQSWHNDQRVKALKIAIQCAKMLADTTVLQFYPSQYVLITDILDVFGKLVYDRLRAKASGEPAASAASLEREREAARDTCQNWFYKIASIRELLPRLYLELSIFKCYEFLSSSREEYERILQRLTHQLRGIADPLVSTYARCYLVRMGVTLTPSKTYIRENFSDLFLIYPQIFRFVARFNLHPEIVTASSYLQLYAPAFDYMLLCLVHKSELHTQDILNESKQLKNNGAILMSILSSFKSEFIATNALEFIELINASETPGISKSQLLRSLGSCVSSCAPLQEQRVTFLKVAFETINKLTDPNEYINCVETWAVFVSQYFTVHEVNRLLGELNARMCLGKAYEKHYSQLQNILSRIMQNYRSIELLLIQPHFLPYLDLFQKESVRVEVCKNILSFYKQNSEQYTCDAVVTNALMYLGKILNDSVNALSVDDERRQISQLINVFIHKVHFGNDLEQQLSFYVEVRGTFSNLDAVYVTLVHAACKLATRNRSKSTGFVKACIAYCFITIPSIEAVQQQMNLYLLCGQLALQHLCLGQADACFEAALQLVNELPAATVDFDGKPRSLEPFLVSYMCNILATLIVVPDSPEQGVLYFLRLLLEVVGRHKFKADSSAPSIIYLHSLDMLYVQSLERFPYHIKGVVSNDDLYGHDPKFLQEVNNMCAQVVDAILMQLKSLGVAQQQRSQAELALELFLRIVRYADLERETIAQLAVNLWLLANKAQSQLDVKTLPQTLRSVEIIYKQIKDVSITRAQAIAKLLLRMRSS, encoded by the exons ATGCCATGTTGCCGAACAGCTGTCAGGAATgccgacaacaacaaccacgaCGCTATGGCGAACTTGGAAtg GGTGTGCGTGCCGCGATGGTACGAAGTCCGGAAGAACCGCCTGGCTGGCCAGACCACGCTGGAGCATCCTCTAAAGCAGCAGACGGTGACG GTGGTGGACAGCAATCCCTTGAGCAGAGCTCTGGAGGGCACAGATCCGCTATCGCAGTTTGCACGCCAAGATGATGAGCTCAACGATCCTCTCAGTCAAATGGTCAGCGTGTTC GATCTCAAATCAAAGCGTCGCGAACGGGACCGAACGGAGCCCGAGGACAACACACTGCAGTGGAGCAGCCGACGACTTGGCATCCTCAATCGCTTTACCACCAACGAGAAGCTATCGCTGTCCACCAGCTTTCTGGTTGCATCTGGTAGCCTGGACGGCGGCACCGAAAGCA TCAAAGCACAAACAGTTGTGGCCGACAAGACAAAGTTTCGCTTGGAGCAGTTAGATCACTTCGACGATGGCAGCATGCGGCACATGATGGATCTCACTCAGCAGGAGTACATTCAGCGATTTGAGCAGCTCAAGCAGGAGCTTATCCAGTCCTGGCACAACGATCAGCGAGTAAAGGCTCTGAAGATTGCCATACAGTGTGCCAAGATGCTGGCTGACACCACTGTGCTGCAATTCTATCCCAGTCAGTATGTTCTCATCACTGATATACTGGATGTTTTTGGAAAACTGGTATACGATCGACTGCGTGCTAAGGCCTCTGGAGAACCCGCAGCCTCGGCGGCCTCCTTAGAGCGGGAACGAGAAGCTGCCCGGGATACGTGCCAGAATTGGTTTTACAAGATTGCCTCGATTCGGGAGTTGCTGCCGCGTCTTTACTTGGAGCTCTCAATATTCAAGTGCTACGAATTCCTGTCATCCTCTCGCGAGGAGTATGAGCGAATACTGCAACGTTTAACCCATCAATTAAGGGGTATAGCTGATCCCCTGGTCTCGACCTATGCCCGCTGCTACCTTGTGCGCATGGGCGTGACCCTAACGCCCAGTAAGACTTACATAAGGGAGAACTTTAGCGATCTGTTCCTCATATATCCTCAG ATCTTTCGCTTTGTGGCCCGCTTCAATCTACATCCGGAAATCGTCACCGCCAGCTCCTACCTACAGCTATATGCCCCAGCCTTTGACTACATGCTTCTCTGCCTAGTTCACAAAAGCGAACTGCACACGCAGGATATTCTCAATGAGAGCAAGCAGTTGAAAAACAA CGGTGCTATTCTGATGTCTATACTAAGTTCCTTCAAATCAGAGTTCATTGCCACGAATGCATTAGAATTTATAGAGCTCATTAATGCTTCCGAAACGCCCGGAATCTCCAAGTCACAGTTACTGCGCTCGCTGGGAAGCTGCGTAAGCAGCTGCGCTCCTCTGCAGGAGCAGCGGGTAACTTTCCTAAAGGTTGCTTTCGAGACGATCAACAAGCTGACTGATCCTAATGAGTATATAAACTGTGTGGAAACATGGGCCGTTTTTGTGTCGCAGTATTTTACG GTACACGAGGTAAACAGATTGCTCGGAGAACTGAATGCGCGAATGTGTCTTGGCAAAGCCTATGAAAAGCACTATTCCCAATTGCAAAACATTCTTAGCCGGATAATGCAGAACTATCGCAGCATTGAGCTGCTGCTGATACAGCCCCACTTTCTGCCCTACTTGGATCTCTTCCAAAAGGAGTCGGTGCGTGTCGAGGTATGCAAAAACATTCTCAGTTTCTACAAACAGAATAGCGAGCAATATACCTGCGACGCCGTGGTAACGAACGCATTGATGTATCTCGGAAAGATCCTGAACGATTCAGTGAA TGCTTTGTCCGTGGATGATGAACGTCGCCAGATATCTCAGCTCATCAATGTGTTTATTCACAAAGTTCACTTTGGAAACGACTTGGAGCAGCAACTAAGTTTTTATGTAGAAGTTCGGGGCACGTTCAGCAATCTGGATGCAGTCTACGTAACATTGGTGCATGCGGCCTGCAAGCTGGCCACCCGAAACCGTTCGAAGTCAACGGGTTTCGTTAAGGCCTGCATCGCCTACTGCTTCATTACCATTCCCAGCATTGAAGCTGTTCAGCAGCAAATGAATTTGTACTTGCTATGCGGACAGCTGGCTCTACAGCATCTCTGTCTGGGGCAAG CTGATGCTTGCTTTGAGGCCGCATTGCAATTGGTTAATGAGCTGCCCGCAGCCACGGTGGACTTCGATGGCAAGCCCCGCAGCTTAGAGCCTTTCCTTGTCTCGTATATGTGTAATATCCTGGCCACATTGATCGTGGTACCTGATAGTCCGGAACAGGGCGTCCTCTATTTTCTTCGCCTTCTGCTAGAAGTGGTTGGCAGACATAAATTCAAAGCGGACAGCTCAGCGCCTAGTATCATCTATCTACATTCCCTCGATATGCTCTATGTGCAAAGTCTGGAAAGGTTTCCCTATCATATAAAAGGAG TGGTGTCCAATGACGATTTGTACGGCCACGATCCCAAATTCTTGCAGGAGGTAAACAATATGTGTGCTCAGGTTGTTGATGCCATCCTTATGCAGCTCAAATCATTGGGAGTAGCGCAGCAGCAAAGATCGCAAGCGGAGCTAGCCCTGGAACTTTTTCTACGGATTGTGAGGTACGCTGACCTGGAGAGGGAAACTATCGCTCAATTGGCAGTCAATCTGTGGCTCCTAGCCAACAAGGCGCAATCACAATTGGATGTGAAAACCTTA CCCCAAACTCTGCGCAGTGTAGAGAtcatatataaacaaataaaggATGTATCAATCACAAGAGCTCAGGCTATTGCCAAATTGCTcctgcgcatgcgcagcagCTGA
- the LOC120451327 gene encoding PP2C-like domain-containing protein CG9801, which produces MPSLRQKVTTYFRQLSFIAEPREGRRRASEHEDDDGSFITKYLEGRMQRQFVDGPEIYNGQNPTDMPVLKLDAYEAGNCSITAACTGPDEGLTGIKRSKLHLSTSFADDIDFIDTQQENDDCYGVRKSTQPVQVATQNSTRLTSKFGRPPAGPRRQSSAEQPSGSAPASGMRSRKNSKSSIANLAAATAGTDAGKANSDQNNRNVLNAKTEVSTDGDPNSERERLLREAVSNQGGSAPAALIAGVENWRMECDFAYGISVSLYETNMLTKEPMGNPIADCYGMVVRGDSAAMAMADGVNWGDGARLAARSAVHGCLDYLDRAVFGQALECRATTTQEVFVSLLRSLWEGHGCILEVGGALSTLTIAVVLPLDGAPGKYVVCSCNVGDSLGYVYSKKHGVRELTQASHDISSMRDMRDALGALGPADGNKPELSNLTFSMTCIESGDIVFLTSDGISDNFDPVVGKFAEAWTPDVKLQTSGHGKPANLAPKRQNKSASAIYARLHPSTPPTRPARQSKAGSPPNNAPSRPKYMRSQTVIEPRQGLASPPPPSVVPQRIPKSISGLPLVTGPQRHALTLYRLEDLLSYGINGTFSPCVSARRLCHLLIDFVRMITSARRKTLEQRELFYKLSTGPDGAKREVQLNRMQHRAARKRVVDSSAFIALPGKLDHATVMAYTVGGGDEHNNGNENGDGGAISPVLQSKEFKETNF; this is translated from the exons ATGCCTTCGCTGCGCCAGAAGGTCACCACTTACTTCCGCCAGTTGAGCTTCATCGCGGAGCCACGCGAGGGTCGCCGGCGGGCCAGCGAGCACGAGGATGATGATGGTAGCTTCATAACCAAATATCTGGAGGG CCGAATGCAGAGACAATTTGTTGACGGGCCGGAGATTTACAATGGCCAGAATCCCACGGACATGCCCGTTCTCAAGTTGGATGCATACGAAGCTGGAAACTGCTCCATAACAGCCGCATGCACAGGTCCTGACGAAGGGCTCACCGGCATCAAGCGCTCCAAACTGCACTTGAGCACCAGCTTCGCGGATGACATTGACTTCATAGATACGCAGCAGGAGAACGATGATTGCTATGGCGTCCGAAAGAGTACACAGCCAGTCCAGGTGGCCACACAGAACTCAACACGACTTACCAGCAAATTTGGACGGCCGCCGGCGGGACCTCGGAGACAGAGCAGTGCGGAGCAGCCATCCGGATCAGCTCCCGCGTCGGGGATGCGTTCCCGCAAGAATTCCAAGAGCAGCATAGCCAATCTTGCCGCGGCGACTGCTGGCACGGATGCTGGAAAAGCCAACAGCGATCAGAACAACAGGAATGTGTTAAATGCCAAGACTGAGGTCTCGACGGATGGGGATCCCAATTCGGAGCGAGAACGCCTGCTCCGCGAAGCTGTGAGCAACCAGGGTGGCTCTGCTCCAGCTGCTTTGATCGCTGGCGTGGAGAACTGGCGCATGGAGTGCGACTTCGCATACGGAATCTCGGTGTCCCTTTACGAGACCAACATGCTGACTAAAGAACCCATGGGCAATCCCATCGCCGACTGCTACGGAATGGTCGTGCGCGGAGACTCAGCTGCCATGGCCATGGCAGATGGTGTCAACTGGGGTGATGGCGCTCGCCTGGCCGCCCGTTCAGCTGTTCACGGTTGCCTGGACTATCTGGACCGGGCGGTCTTCGGCCAGGCGCTGGAGTGCCGGGCCACCACAACCCAGGAGGTTTTTGTGAGTTTGCTGCGTAGTCTTTGGGAGGGACACGGATGTATCCTGGAAGTGGGAGGAGCCCTGTCCACTCTGACCATAGCCGTGGTGCTGCCACTGGACGGAGCGCCAGGAAAATATGTCGTGTGCTCGTGTAACGTTGGCGATTCCCTGGGCTATGTGTACTCCAAGAAGCACGGAGTACGGGAACTGACACAGGCCTCCCACGACATCAGTTCCATGCGAGACATGCGCGATGCGTTGGGCGCCCTTGGACCAGCTGATGGCAACAAGCCGGAGCTGAGCAATCTAACATTCTCGATGACCTGCATTGAAAGCGGAGACATAGTGTTTCTAACCTCGGATGGAATCAGCGATAATTTCGATCCCGTGGTGGGCAAGTTTGCCGAAGCCTGGACGCCGGATGTCAAGCTCCAGACGTCGGGACATGGCAAGCCTGCCAACTTGGCACCCAAACGACAGAACAAGAGTGCATCCGCTATCTATGCCCGTCTGCATCCTTCGACTCCACCCACGCGGCCAGCTCGTCAGTCCAAGGCGGGTAGTCCGCCTAATAATGCGCCTAGTCGGCCGAAGTATATGCGCTCCCAAACGGTCATTGAACCACGCCAAGGATTGGCATCACCGCCACCGCCATCGGTGGTGCCCCAACGCATTCCAAAGTCCATCTCAGGACTGCCCCTTGTTACCGGTCCTCAGCGGCATGCGCTTACCCTGTACCGCTTGGAGGATCTGCTCAGCTACGGCATCAACGGCACGTTCTCGCCCTGCGTATCGGCCCGCAGGCTTTGCCATTTGCTCATCGATTTTGTAAGGATGATTACGTCAGCCAGAAGGAAGACCCTGGAACAAAGGGAACTCTTCTATAAACTCTCTACGGGACCAGATGGCGCCAAGCGCGAGGTGCAACTGAACCGCATGCAGCATCGTGCGGCAAGGAAGCGTGTGGTGGACAGCAGCGCTTTTATAGCGTTGCCCGGAAAACTGGATCATGCCACTGTGATGGCCTACACGGTGGGCGGCGGAGACGAGCACAATAATGGGAATGAAAACGGCGATGGAGGAGCTATATCGCCTGTACTGCAATCCAAGGAGTTTAAGGAGACGAATTTCTAA